Genomic segment of Vitis riparia cultivar Riparia Gloire de Montpellier isolate 1030 chromosome 19, EGFV_Vit.rip_1.0, whole genome shotgun sequence:
CATGCTAAACCTCACATGATGGAGCAATTAGGTTCATCTGCATAGCCCATGCTAGCAATTAAAACCTGTTGGCTTTGACAACAAGTCTTCGGAGCTGGCTTCGGATCAGGCTTTGGCTTTTCATCACCTTTGCCCTTGTCAACTTTTTCCTTTACTTCTTCCACGCTTACAAGAGTCGCATACCCAAGCTTCTCCCTCAGACGGAGGGTCAAGCAAGCTGAATCAACTCCGTCTCCAATCACCACAACCCGATCTTTTTCTGCTCCTTCTATAGCCACTGAGATCACACCTGTCACATAATCACAAAAGCCCAAAAATCGATCGACTGGGACTatgaataaatgatttgaaataaCAAGACTTTATACTTTCTGTGAACTTCTtgttgaaagaagaaaaatagtgTTGAAATGTGTATCATACCTTCTTCAACTGCAGCAATCTTCATGGCTTTGGTTCTGCTTTTGTCACAGTTCATTTGCACTTTCACAATTATCTTTTGCTACACCATCACACAAGGAACATATCCAAATCTGTTATAGCTATAATTTCATATGCTTCTTTTTGGATCCAGCTAGAACAGATTAAGCGACACAATAAACAAAAAGCATCAATGGAGTTCCAGATCAAAAGGCTCACCTTCATGTTTTGCACTAGGCGAACACAAGGCAACTTTTTTGAATCTCTGACTGAATCTCTGTGAACTTAATTGGCAATGATGCAGAAGGGGAAGACTGACTTCCTCTTATATATGAGAGTTTCAGGGCAAACTTCTTCTGTTTAACTTCGAATACTGCCAGATCTATTCATAATAACTTTTGAGATTTAGACAGTGAATCTGACCATCTCAACACTGCAGTTCTATAGACTAAGTCAATATTCATCCAGCATGTGCAAGTAATTTTCAAGGCTGTTTTGTGGTATGTTCTTACCTGATTAACTTATTCCCCGCCAGCTTGCAATTCATGAAAATTCAATGCCCACCAGTAACttttatcaagaaaatcaaacttactagaaGCTAAATTAGAGTTGGTGatttaaaaaagtgtttttaagatttttaacacttaaaattttttatcatttaaatcttagaaatgttgaaaatattttctaaaatcaatacCAAACGTACTCTTCATTGAATTTCTTTAACAATTGTATATTTCTGCAATCCATATTGTACATTTATGCAGCAAATTGTCtcaggctatgtttgatttctagaaaatttaagagaaaaatgcaagagaaagaaaaaaaaaatttaaagttaataaattatttttatatattactcaaaacttatttaatttattttaatttttctatataaagaataaataatttgaaaatatataaatttttagctaatttgaattatatttgatcttctttcctatttttcataataaaacaaaatatgagaaaatcattttactttaattttttttcttaatttctttgatACTTTCAAAACCCAAAGATAACCAAGTTTTACATGTTTTCTTCGgtcatttaaaagaaaaaaaagcaataagtaaaagaaaaattaaaaacaaacatttaaAGCATTCTGAAAGCAAATTGTATTCggtattaaactaaaaaaacaagcaTCATATTAATCTTCTCTTTTATTAGTTGTATATTGACAAGGCTTCTCttcttttcatgattttaattagtttaatataTACTTTTAGAAATACTAATAAGTGGGTTGATGGAGTTGTTAAAAGACACTTAAGGTGAGGTGCTTCTAGAAAAAACGGacttatgtttttcttttgtttttaaaaaccgatGAAAACAACTCctacttgttttctaaattttttttctctatttcactttgtttttaaaaattgtttctagagAACAACAACCAAGTagtgttaaattttttaaaacagttttttgttttaaaaattgaaaattgtttttaaaccaCACGACCAAACAGGCTCTACATGACacaaatttactatttaattttagttGTTAAAAGATTCTTATTTTTgacaaagaaaggaaaagtagagaATAGTCTTAGAACTTTAAGGTGATTCACAATTAGGGATGATGAAATGGAATTAGTCTTGATATGTATGAAGAACATCaacattaaatttgaaaatattaacaaattaataatTGCAAACAATAATGTAgaaatatgagacaaacaaatgGTTAGAGTTTTGTGACTTAGATTCTTTTTCATCTGACCTGAAAAGCTCGCGGTGCTATATATATGATGAAACTAATATTATGAGACTTTTTGGGGGGTTTGTGGTGGTCGCAAAGGGGTCGGGCCTATGCAGGG
This window contains:
- the LOC117909538 gene encoding heavy metal-associated isoprenylated plant protein 47-like, which produces MKQKIIVKVQMNCDKSRTKAMKIAAVEEGVISVAIEGAEKDRVVVIGDGVDSACLTLRLREKLGYATLVSVEEVKEKVDKGKGDEKPKPDPKPAPKTCCQSQQVLIASMGYADEPNCSIM